CAAGGATGCCCAAAAAGGAGGTAGATATTATACCCTTACCGAAAGAGGTTATCCAAAAGCAGTGATTGTTTCTGCCGAAGAATTTGAAGCATGGCAAGAAACTCAAGAAGTGATGCAAGAATTTCCAGAGATTGAGCAAGATATTAAAAAGATAGATTGCGATGTTAAATCTGGGAAGTATAAAAAATATCCTACATTGGAAGAAGCAATGAAAAGGCATACTTCTATTTTAGCCAACAAGAGAGAAATTAAATATGAAATTTCAAATCAGGCTTACAACGAAGGCAGAAAAAGACCTTTTAAAAATTCCTTCCTCTCATAAAGAGCAAATCTTATCGGCCTTATTCTCATTAGCAGATAATCCTTATATGGGCAAAAAATTAAAGGGTAGACTAAAAGATGTTTATTTTTATAGGATTTGGCCATACCGAATTATTTATAGAATTTATAAAAATATTTCGCTAGTAGTAATTGTGCGCATTGGCCACCGACAGGGAATTTATCGATAAAAATGAAAAATCCAGAAAAGCTTAAAGCATTAAATATCTCCCTTACAAAAGAGGAAATAGATAAAATTTGTAAGGCAATTAAAAGAGAGCCAAACATTGTTGAGCTTTATATCTTCAATGCCGAATGGAGCGAGCATTGCTCTTATAAAAGTAGCAGGAAGGCTTTAAAAATTTTGCCAA
This bacterium DNA region includes the following protein-coding sequences:
- a CDS encoding type II toxin-antitoxin system Phd/YefM family antitoxin, which codes for MDKTTIPISEARKNIFKIVKDAQKGGRYYTLTERGYPKAVIVSAEEFEAWQETQEVMQEFPEIEQDIKKIDCDVKSGKYKKYPTLEEAMKRHTSILANKREIKYEISNQAYNEGRKRPFKNSFLS
- a CDS encoding type II toxin-antitoxin system RelE/ParE family toxin, whose translation is MKFQIRLTTKAEKDLLKIPSSHKEQILSALFSLADNPYMGKKLKGRLKDVYFYRIWPYRIIYRIYKNISLVVIVRIGHRQGIYR